A section of the Veillonella criceti genome encodes:
- the hisE gene encoding phosphoribosyl-ATP diphosphatase has protein sequence MTQALIELYKVIQDRKDSPKEGSYTNYLFTKGLDKILKKVGEEATEVVIAAKNEDSAELVYETADLLYHVWVLLVEKGIPYEAITEELARREGLISKTTERPEIKNL, from the coding sequence ATGACACAAGCATTAATTGAATTATATAAGGTGATTCAAGACCGTAAAGACAGTCCCAAAGAAGGATCGTATACAAATTATTTATTTACCAAAGGCCTTGATAAAATTTTGAAAAAGGTGGGGGAAGAAGCCACTGAAGTAGTGATTGCCGCTAAGAATGAAGATTCGGCTGAGTTAGTCTATGAAACGGCTGATTTACTCTATCATGTATGGGTGTTACTAGTTGAAAAAGGGATTCCCTATGAAGCAATTACTGAAGAATTAGCACGGCGCGAAGGACTGATTAGCAAGACTACAGAACGTCCTGAAATTAAGAATTTATAA
- the hisC gene encoding histidinol-phosphate transaminase yields MKESIQQLKPYIPEEPISRLKERLGLTHLVRLSANENPYGTSPKVKKAVMEYVEAHDSSQYPDGYSTSLRKAIADFIKVPDESLVIGVGLDEVITLLSRAFLTAGDSIVISTPTFSEYALNGQLEGAKIKGVPCNAMTGATDLDGMVAAIDETTKLVWLCNPNNPTGTYVSVEAIRAFMKRVPRDILVLIDEAYIEFVTSCDRTSALPLLAEFSNIGIMRTFSKAYGLANYRVGYLVIGDDWVNYVQTIRLPYNLNSLSQVAAQVALEDQEFIRYVVTANAVARDSWEVCLNQWGLHYYKSEANFLFVEFNSPEEAKAVADIWLRAGYQVRVGLAPHWLRITIGQAKDCERMQQILGDYLNGR; encoded by the coding sequence ATGAAAGAGAGTATTCAACAATTAAAACCATATATTCCAGAGGAACCGATTAGTCGTTTAAAAGAACGACTCGGCTTAACACATTTGGTTCGATTATCAGCTAATGAAAATCCGTATGGCACTTCGCCAAAGGTAAAAAAAGCGGTTATGGAATATGTTGAGGCTCATGATAGTAGTCAATACCCTGATGGTTATTCCACTTCTTTGCGTAAGGCGATTGCTGACTTTATAAAAGTGCCAGATGAATCGTTAGTGATTGGTGTAGGACTTGATGAGGTAATTACGTTATTAAGTCGTGCTTTTTTAACAGCAGGAGACTCTATTGTTATTAGTACACCTACTTTTTCAGAATATGCCCTAAATGGGCAACTAGAAGGAGCTAAGATTAAGGGTGTTCCTTGTAATGCTATGACAGGGGCTACGGATTTAGACGGGATGGTAGCGGCCATTGATGAAACAACAAAATTAGTATGGCTCTGCAATCCTAATAATCCGACCGGTACGTATGTAAGTGTTGAAGCTATTCGCGCGTTTATGAAACGAGTACCTAGGGATATCCTCGTACTCATTGATGAGGCGTATATTGAGTTTGTTACATCGTGTGATAGAACAAGTGCGCTTCCTTTACTGGCAGAATTTAGTAATATAGGCATTATGAGAACCTTTTCTAAAGCCTATGGGTTAGCGAATTACCGTGTAGGCTATTTAGTAATAGGCGATGATTGGGTGAACTATGTACAAACTATTCGCTTGCCTTATAATTTAAATAGCCTTTCACAAGTGGCGGCTCAGGTTGCTTTAGAAGATCAAGAATTTATTCGCTATGTAGTAACGGCTAATGCTGTGGCTCGTGATAGTTGGGAAGTTTGTCTTAATCAATGGGGGCTTCATTATTATAAAAGTGAAGCAAATTTTTTATTTGTAGAATTTAATTCACCGGAAGAAGCTAAGGCTGTTGCGGATATATGGTTGAGGGCTGGTTATCAGGTGCGTGTGGGATTAGCCCCTCATTGGCTTCGCATTACTATAGGCCAAGCGAAAGATTGTGAACGAATGCAACAAATCTTGGGCGATTATTTAAACGGGCGATAA
- the queC gene encoding 7-cyano-7-deazaguanine synthase QueC, whose protein sequence is MNRKDVFMKAIVLSSGGVDSTTCLALAVDQLGRENVAAVSIFYGQKHDKELQCARKIADYYEVPHYELDLSQILKYSNCSLLQGSTEDIIHKSYAEQIEEQGEGMVNTYVPFRNGLMLSAVASLGMSVFPDDTVQIYLGAHADDAAGNAYADCSEAFVNTMAKAISLGTYDKVQVVAPFATNNKAQLVKVGLDLNVPYELTWSCYEGGDVPCGTCGTCIDRIKAFELNGAVDPLLEG, encoded by the coding sequence ATCAATAGAAAGGATGTCTTTATGAAAGCGATTGTTTTATCTAGTGGTGGCGTTGATTCTACGACCTGTTTAGCGTTAGCTGTTGATCAGTTAGGCAGAGAGAATGTGGCGGCAGTGTCAATTTTTTATGGACAAAAACATGATAAAGAATTACAATGCGCTCGTAAGATAGCCGATTACTATGAAGTACCACATTATGAACTTGATTTGTCGCAGATTTTAAAATATTCTAATTGTTCGTTACTACAAGGGTCTACGGAAGATATTATTCATAAGAGTTATGCAGAGCAAATTGAGGAACAAGGGGAAGGGATGGTAAATACATATGTGCCGTTCCGCAATGGTTTAATGTTATCGGCTGTGGCTAGTCTAGGTATGAGTGTATTCCCTGATGATACGGTGCAGATTTATTTAGGCGCTCATGCGGATGATGCGGCTGGCAACGCGTATGCAGATTGTAGCGAAGCATTTGTTAATACTATGGCAAAAGCGATTTCTTTAGGAACCTATGACAAAGTGCAAGTAGTGGCGCCATTTGCTACTAACAATAAAGCACAATTGGTTAAAGTAGGATTAGATCTTAACGTACCATATGAATTGACTTGGAGTTGCTATGAAGGTGGCGATGTACCTTGTGGTACTTGTGGTACTTGTATTGATCGCATTAAAGCCTTTGAATTGAATGGCGCAGTCGATCCTTTGTTAGAAGGCTAA
- a CDS encoding SGNH/GDSL hydrolase family protein, whose translation MNVLCIGDSLTRGYDVPYGQGWVELLQAQLGASIKIVNAGVDGATLQAIFNNVDRALDEQTYDIVCIMGGTNDILHGRLAEDCYFNMLRSVKRIQKVGAEVVIGLAPQIDCDPDGDDAVLVSYNHLLKMYCQDHGLTYIDFYATIAEADQRGEILYAGDVHPNELGYRYMYETALDVLRPKLK comes from the coding sequence ATGAACGTATTATGTATTGGTGATAGTTTAACTCGTGGTTATGATGTACCCTATGGACAAGGTTGGGTAGAGTTGTTGCAGGCTCAGTTAGGGGCATCGATTAAAATTGTGAATGCTGGTGTCGATGGGGCTACGTTGCAAGCTATTTTTAACAATGTAGACCGCGCCTTAGATGAACAAACATATGATATCGTTTGTATTATGGGGGGAACGAATGATATTTTACATGGTCGCTTAGCTGAGGATTGCTATTTTAATATGTTGCGGTCTGTGAAACGCATTCAAAAGGTGGGCGCTGAAGTAGTGATTGGGTTAGCGCCGCAAATTGATTGTGACCCGGATGGGGATGATGCTGTATTAGTAAGTTACAATCATTTGTTAAAGATGTACTGCCAGGATCATGGGCTTACATATATAGATTTTTATGCGACGATTGCTGAAGCGGATCAACGAGGTGAGATTTTATATGCTGGCGATGTACATCCGAATGAATTAGGGTATCGCTATATGTATGAAACGGCGTTAGACGTGTTAAGGCCCAAGCTGAAATAA
- a CDS encoding PLP-dependent cysteine synthase family protein, translated as MSIKPVNDTLQLIGNTPVYQIGDSNVFVKLEKYNAGGSVKDRAVYGMLRDTQAKGLIKPDTILVEATSGNTGIALAMLGAVLGIKVVILMPESMSKERRELVKAYGAQLILTPKATGMKGALAKAQEILDANPSAVTLGQFVNPANPGIHYETTATEIIEQVPNVGIVVAGVGTGGTFTGVARKLKEHNANVKAVAVEPAGSPMISEGKGGAHKIQGIGAGFIPENFDQALMDEVVTVTDDDAIAQVQTFMRESGISIGISAGAAIKAAKDLAAKNPGVPVVAIAPDGVEKYLSMLEFDDVEHVKA; from the coding sequence ATGAGTATAAAACCTGTAAATGACACATTACAATTAATTGGCAATACCCCTGTATATCAGATTGGGGATTCTAATGTATTTGTAAAATTAGAAAAATACAATGCTGGTGGTAGCGTTAAAGACCGTGCTGTATATGGTATGTTGCGTGATACACAGGCAAAAGGTTTGATTAAACCAGATACAATTTTAGTAGAAGCCACTTCTGGCAACACAGGAATCGCTCTTGCTATGTTAGGTGCTGTATTGGGGATTAAAGTAGTAATCTTGATGCCTGAAAGCATGAGTAAAGAACGTCGTGAATTAGTAAAAGCCTATGGCGCTCAACTTATTTTGACACCTAAAGCAACAGGTATGAAAGGGGCATTGGCAAAAGCACAAGAAATTTTAGATGCCAACCCAAGTGCCGTAACCTTAGGACAGTTTGTTAACCCAGCTAATCCTGGTATTCACTATGAAACAACGGCTACTGAAATTATTGAACAAGTACCTAATGTAGGTATTGTAGTGGCTGGTGTTGGTACAGGCGGTACTTTCACAGGGGTAGCGCGTAAATTAAAAGAACATAATGCGAATGTGAAAGCTGTTGCTGTTGAACCCGCTGGATCCCCAATGATTTCTGAAGGTAAAGGTGGCGCACATAAAATTCAAGGTATTGGCGCTGGTTTCATTCCAGAAAACTTTGATCAAGCGCTTATGGATGAAGTTGTGACGGTAACCGATGATGATGCTATCGCTCAAGTGCAGACATTTATGCGTGAAAGTGGAATTAGCATTGGTATTTCTGCTGGCGCAGCCATTAAAGCGGCTAAAGATTTAGCAGCTAAAAATCCAGGTGTACCAGTAGTAGCGATTGCTCCAGATGGAGTTGAAAAATACTTATCCATGTTAGAATTTGATGATGTAGAACATGTAAAAGCGTAA
- the epsC gene encoding serine O-acetyltransferase EpsC, whose translation MKEVWQSIRYNIKRVMESDPAATSVLMVLWTYPHITALFWHFFAHRLYKRGYKLLARRIALHSRHVTGIEIHPGAQIGKGLFIDHGMGVVIGETAIVGDNVTLFHGVTLGGMSSKRVKRHPTVGNDVLIGAGTKVLGDIMVGSGSRIGCNLVIKRDVPENVVIYETEPENIVVRKVRSTIHLVDGHTRKHMPRHKVAFTPKNMTDDMAWFI comes from the coding sequence ATGAAAGAAGTTTGGCAATCAATTCGCTATAATATTAAGCGTGTAATGGAGTCAGATCCGGCAGCTACATCGGTGTTGATGGTGTTGTGGACCTATCCTCATATTACGGCCTTATTTTGGCATTTCTTTGCTCATCGTCTGTATAAGCGAGGTTATAAATTACTAGCGCGACGGATTGCTTTGCATTCTCGCCATGTTACAGGCATTGAAATACATCCAGGAGCACAGATTGGTAAAGGCTTATTTATTGATCATGGTATGGGTGTTGTAATTGGTGAAACCGCTATTGTAGGGGATAATGTAACTTTGTTTCATGGTGTAACTCTTGGCGGTATGAGCTCTAAGCGAGTGAAACGACATCCTACAGTGGGCAATGATGTGCTGATTGGTGCAGGGACTAAAGTGTTAGGTGACATTATGGTCGGCAGTGGTAGTCGTATTGGGTGTAATCTTGTCATTAAACGAGATGTACCTGAGAATGTGGTTATTTATGAAACGGAACCTGAAAATATTGTAGTTCGTAAAGTACGTTCAACAATTCATTTGGTAGACGGTCATACGCGTAAGCATATGCCACGTCATAAAGTAGCCTTCACACCAAAAAATATGACGGATGACATGGCTTGGTTTATTTAA
- the aroQ gene encoding type II 3-dehydroquinate dehydratase codes for MHILILNGPNINLLGLREPDIYGSETYEDLVHQLREYAESLDISVSLYQSNHEGSLVDRIQAARFDIDAIIINPAAYSHTSIAILDALKAVHLPTVEVHISNPKERETFRHYSYVSEYAEKVIMGQGVAGYCQAIDYLVNTYRKK; via the coding sequence ATGCACATTTTAATTCTTAATGGGCCAAATATTAATCTATTAGGCTTACGCGAACCTGATATTTATGGCTCTGAAACCTACGAAGATTTAGTTCATCAACTTAGAGAATATGCAGAATCTCTAGATATTTCGGTCAGCTTATATCAAAGCAACCACGAAGGAAGTCTGGTAGATCGCATTCAAGCCGCTCGTTTTGACATTGATGCCATCATTATCAATCCTGCCGCTTACAGTCATACATCGATAGCTATTTTAGATGCCTTGAAAGCAGTACATCTCCCTACAGTTGAAGTTCATATCTCCAATCCTAAAGAGCGTGAAACGTTCCGTCATTATTCCTATGTAAGTGAATATGCGGAGAAAGTTATTATGGGCCAAGGCGTGGCTGGCTATTGTCAAGCGATTGATTATCTAGTAAATACTTATAGAAAAAAATAA
- a CDS encoding shikimate kinase, with protein MSQTPVLSPYGLLGKTLGHSYSPAIHKALGNPAYALFERAPHELAQFLAQPDLKGLNVTIPYKQTVMSACQSLSDAAKRIGCVNTMVRQADNSWYGHNTDYDGFIFMLQRANITITGKKVLVLGDGATSHTVHIALEDLGAREIIHLSRKTAPFYEEAPQHAHDTEVIINTTPVGMYPNCPNQLISLADFTNLTGVVDVIYNPYRTALLIEAEQKGIPYSDGLPMLVGQAVAAATLFQKKTFTKEEAERIITQLRQEQENIILIGMPGVGKTTVGEALANRFKRPLIDCDDEFEKRYCHPGEYIATHGEADFREKETVLLQELCKTTGAIIATGGGVVTRPENYASLRQNGRIYWLQRPLTALATDNRPLSQGGLQRLETLYTIRQPLYTAFSQVCVNFTTPDEGANYIEEEYHAHFNS; from the coding sequence ATGAGTCAAACGCCTGTACTCAGTCCCTATGGTCTGCTTGGTAAGACTTTGGGGCACAGCTATTCGCCTGCCATTCATAAGGCCCTTGGTAATCCAGCCTATGCGCTCTTTGAACGAGCGCCTCATGAATTAGCACAATTTCTAGCACAGCCTGATTTAAAGGGTCTCAACGTAACCATTCCGTATAAACAAACGGTAATGAGCGCTTGTCAGAGCCTATCCGATGCAGCTAAACGCATTGGCTGTGTAAATACAATGGTTCGTCAAGCCGATAATAGTTGGTATGGCCATAATACGGACTATGATGGATTCATCTTCATGTTACAACGAGCCAATATTACTATTACAGGTAAAAAAGTGCTTGTTCTTGGCGATGGCGCCACCTCTCACACAGTTCATATTGCCTTAGAAGATTTAGGGGCCCGTGAAATTATTCATCTATCTCGTAAAACGGCTCCATTTTATGAAGAAGCACCCCAGCATGCGCATGACACCGAAGTTATCATTAACACGACACCGGTAGGTATGTACCCAAACTGCCCGAATCAACTCATTTCATTAGCTGATTTCACCAATCTCACGGGTGTCGTTGATGTAATATACAATCCTTATCGCACAGCCCTCCTTATCGAAGCAGAGCAAAAAGGCATCCCTTATAGCGATGGTCTTCCCATGCTCGTTGGACAAGCTGTAGCTGCCGCGACTTTATTTCAAAAGAAAACCTTTACCAAAGAAGAGGCTGAACGCATTATTACCCAACTGCGCCAAGAACAAGAAAATATAATCCTTATTGGCATGCCTGGTGTTGGTAAAACCACAGTTGGCGAAGCGTTAGCAAATCGTTTCAAACGCCCTCTCATCGATTGTGATGACGAATTCGAAAAACGATATTGTCATCCAGGTGAATATATTGCTACTCATGGGGAAGCCGACTTCCGCGAAAAAGAAACGGTGCTACTCCAAGAACTGTGTAAAACCACCGGTGCTATTATCGCCACTGGCGGCGGTGTAGTTACACGACCTGAAAACTATGCCAGTCTTCGTCAAAATGGCCGTATCTATTGGCTTCAACGCCCCTTAACTGCATTAGCTACAGACAATCGTCCCCTTTCACAAGGTGGCTTACAACGATTAGAAACACTCTATACAATTCGCCAACCACTCTATACGGCGTTTTCACAGGTTTGTGTCAATTTTACTACCCCCGACGAAGGGGCCAATTATATAGAGGAGGAATATCATGCACATTTTAATTCTTAA
- the aroC gene encoding chorismate synthase, translated as MSSSFGKNLKISVFGASHGTTIGAVVDGLPCGFTIDETALLRFMKRRAPGQSLVTTQRKEADQPHFLAGLVNGQLSGSPLSFYIENTNQHSKDYNNLRDVPRPSHADYTARVRYGDAVDMRGGGHFSGRLTAPLCCAGGIALQILKARGIEIAAHLRQIGAVKDKSISFTEPAMADLQKAGFETVAMVSPQERLRAITYIDELRQTGNSTGGIIEVFATGLPAGLGNPNFDGIENRLTTALFGIPGVKGVAFGSGFEGCLSTGAEQNDPFLLENGTVRTLNNNSGGIQGGITNGMPLVLQVGMKPTASIAAVQPSFSYEQQKNVELQIKGRHDPCIAVRAVPVVEAVTALVLLDFLLDHNIQFN; from the coding sequence ATGAGCTCTAGTTTTGGTAAAAATCTCAAAATCTCTGTGTTTGGCGCTTCTCATGGCACGACTATTGGTGCTGTCGTAGATGGGTTGCCTTGTGGTTTCACCATTGATGAGACAGCGCTACTACGCTTTATGAAACGTCGTGCGCCAGGACAAAGCTTAGTAACGACACAACGCAAAGAAGCCGATCAACCACACTTCTTAGCAGGCCTGGTTAATGGACAACTCAGTGGTTCACCACTTTCTTTTTATATCGAAAACACAAATCAACATTCAAAGGATTATAATAATCTTCGAGATGTACCACGACCATCTCACGCTGATTACACCGCTCGAGTACGCTATGGTGATGCGGTAGATATGCGTGGCGGCGGCCACTTTTCAGGTCGCTTAACAGCACCACTTTGCTGTGCTGGTGGCATAGCCCTACAAATCTTAAAAGCCCGTGGTATTGAAATCGCCGCTCATCTGCGTCAAATTGGGGCCGTTAAGGATAAAAGTATCAGTTTCACGGAACCAGCTATGGCCGACTTACAAAAAGCAGGCTTTGAAACAGTGGCTATGGTTTCACCACAAGAACGACTCCGTGCTATTACCTACATCGATGAATTACGCCAAACTGGTAATTCCACCGGTGGGATTATCGAAGTGTTTGCCACCGGACTTCCTGCCGGACTTGGCAACCCAAATTTTGACGGCATTGAAAATCGCTTAACCACGGCGCTATTTGGTATCCCTGGAGTAAAAGGCGTTGCTTTTGGTAGTGGCTTTGAAGGTTGTCTCAGTACCGGTGCAGAACAAAATGACCCCTTCCTATTAGAAAATGGCACTGTCCGCACCTTAAATAATAATAGCGGCGGCATTCAAGGTGGTATTACTAATGGCATGCCATTAGTTCTCCAAGTCGGTATGAAACCTACCGCCTCTATTGCTGCCGTACAGCCAAGTTTCAGTTATGAACAGCAAAAAAATGTAGAATTACAAATCAAAGGACGCCACGACCCTTGTATCGCTGTACGCGCTGTTCCTGTTGTTGAAGCGGTCACTGCCTTAGTTTTATTAGATTTTTTACTTGATCATAATATACAATTTAACTAA
- a CDS encoding 3-phosphoshikimate 1-carboxyvinyltransferase, whose translation MPTSTTITAAIPTGTIAAIPAKAHAHRALIAAALAHSPSTLIIAHYSEDIDATIASLQGLGATITKTATGVTIKPIPQQPILASPTIASNVTAISETPSTQLEKARSINAHESGTTLRLLLPVSSAISPITQVTAAGRLPERPLEPLKSQLEAHGVAFSNPKPPFTMTGQLTGGTFEMVGNVSSQFFSGLLLAAPNMAPAEKVASTASQANSDETIAPTSYKNSLANNAVTIHSTTPLQSRDYVELTRKVMADFGVTTTISDDGNTFTVPTQQQYEGREQYPIEGDWSNSAIWLVAAAMTGQPMTITNLQGDSTQADKRIIEIIKAAGTRVEWLSATLTHTKANLTSATTSSHTESIATIPSVLHCTGRAHTPITVDLEQCPDLLPVLAALACSIEGESWFMNGERLRLKESDRLAAVEELVATLGGQARVEGDNLYITGTGQLLGGAVHSHKDHRLVMAATLMALISEEPVIITDSDAINKSYPLFFKHWNQLGGQAQHTL comes from the coding sequence ATGCCTACATCCACAACCATAACAGCAGCGATTCCTACGGGAACCATAGCCGCTATTCCAGCCAAAGCACATGCCCATCGAGCCCTAATTGCAGCAGCCTTGGCTCATAGCCCATCAACCCTGATTATTGCTCATTATTCAGAAGATATTGATGCTACCATCGCTTCCTTGCAAGGTTTAGGTGCTACCATTACTAAAACAGCAACGGGTGTGACCATAAAGCCAATTCCGCAACAACCCATATTGGCGTCTCCCACAATTGCATCAAATGTAACAGCTATTTCTGAAACGCCCTCTACACAGCTTGAAAAAGCTCGTTCCATTAACGCCCATGAATCAGGCACTACCTTACGGCTTCTTTTACCAGTAAGTTCAGCCATAAGCCCTATTACCCAAGTTACAGCGGCTGGTCGCTTGCCAGAACGCCCTTTAGAACCACTCAAAAGTCAATTAGAGGCTCATGGTGTTGCTTTTTCTAATCCTAAACCGCCCTTTACTATGACAGGCCAACTCACTGGTGGCACGTTTGAAATGGTAGGGAATGTGAGTAGTCAATTCTTCTCTGGCTTACTATTAGCGGCACCTAACATGGCACCGGCAGAAAAAGTAGCCTCTACCGCTTCACAAGCAAATTCAGATGAAACTATCGCTCCTACGTCTTATAAAAACAGCCTAGCAAACAATGCGGTAACAATTCATAGCACTACGCCCTTACAATCGCGTGACTATGTTGAACTTACGCGTAAAGTAATGGCTGACTTTGGTGTAACTACTACGATAAGTGACGATGGTAACACCTTCACCGTCCCCACACAACAACAGTATGAAGGTCGTGAGCAGTACCCTATCGAAGGGGATTGGTCAAATAGCGCTATTTGGCTCGTAGCGGCCGCTATGACTGGTCAACCTATGACTATTACTAATCTTCAAGGTGATTCTACGCAGGCAGACAAACGAATCATAGAGATTATTAAAGCCGCTGGCACTCGCGTCGAATGGCTTAGCGCTACGCTGACTCATACGAAAGCAAATCTTACGTCAGCAACAACCTCTAGCCATACCGAGTCAATAGCTACCATTCCATCTGTTTTACACTGCACAGGCCGTGCGCATACCCCCATTACAGTCGATCTTGAACAATGTCCAGATCTATTACCAGTCTTAGCCGCCTTAGCTTGTAGTATTGAGGGGGAAAGTTGGTTTATGAATGGTGAACGACTTCGTTTAAAAGAATCTGACCGACTAGCCGCCGTAGAAGAACTCGTAGCTACCTTAGGTGGTCAAGCTCGTGTTGAAGGGGATAATCTCTATATTACTGGCACAGGCCAACTACTCGGTGGTGCCGTTCATTCTCATAAAGATCACCGCCTTGTCATGGCGGCTACCTTAATGGCCCTCATCAGTGAAGAACCCGTTATCATTACAGATAGTGATGCGATTAATAAATCCTACCCCCTATTCTTTAAACATTGGAATCAATTAGGTGGCCAGGCCCAACATACACTGTAA
- the aroB gene encoding 3-dehydroquinate synthase: protein MERIHIEASTSYKVIIEEQALHHIVQYIQPLKSPRPTIIVSDDQVAPLYITRIKEQLEMAGYTVYTYIFPHGETEKNAHRLLDLVEYMAQKALTRKDLLIALGGGVVGDLAGFAAATYLRGIDYIQIPTSLLAAVDSSVGGKTAVNLSAGKNLWGAFKQPILVLCDPTTIKTLPAEEFANGCGEIIKYGMLGYPELLQDLQTNPLQQDDLPHIEAVIALCVKAKANIVSQDEHESGLRALLNFGHTFGHSIEQLSHFAIKHGMAVSIGMALMMRAAYQQGAIDHTELTAFLQLLTNHKLPIHTEFTATDLCHVALHDKKSQGNTITIIRPTKWGSCELLTIPHADLPHYVVKEV from the coding sequence ATGGAACGAATTCACATTGAGGCCTCTACCTCTTATAAGGTTATCATCGAAGAACAGGCTTTGCACCATATAGTTCAATATATCCAACCACTAAAAAGCCCTCGCCCTACTATCATCGTAAGTGATGACCAAGTAGCGCCTCTCTATATAACACGCATCAAAGAGCAATTAGAAATGGCCGGCTACACCGTGTATACCTATATATTTCCACATGGTGAAACCGAAAAAAATGCGCACCGCCTTCTCGATTTAGTAGAATATATGGCGCAAAAAGCCTTAACACGCAAGGATTTATTAATTGCCCTAGGTGGCGGTGTTGTCGGTGATCTGGCAGGCTTTGCAGCGGCGACTTACTTACGAGGGATTGACTATATACAAATCCCTACCTCTTTATTAGCTGCCGTAGATTCTTCCGTTGGTGGTAAAACGGCGGTGAATTTATCAGCTGGTAAAAATCTATGGGGCGCTTTTAAACAACCAATTCTAGTGCTTTGTGATCCTACTACAATCAAAACTTTGCCGGCTGAAGAATTTGCCAATGGCTGTGGTGAAATCATCAAATATGGAATGTTAGGTTATCCTGAACTATTACAAGATTTACAAACCAACCCCTTACAACAAGATGATTTACCTCATATCGAAGCGGTCATTGCCCTTTGTGTCAAAGCAAAAGCCAACATTGTCAGCCAAGATGAACACGAGTCTGGCCTAAGAGCTTTACTTAACTTCGGTCATACCTTTGGGCACAGTATTGAACAATTAAGCCATTTCGCTATAAAACATGGCATGGCTGTTAGTATCGGCATGGCACTTATGATGCGTGCGGCCTACCAACAAGGGGCTATAGACCACACAGAATTAACAGCCTTTTTACAATTACTAACGAATCATAAACTACCCATTCATACTGAATTTACAGCAACTGACCTTTGTCACGTTGCATTGCATGATAAAAAGAGCCAAGGAAACACCATTACGATTATTCGACCTACCAAATGGGGATCCTGTGAGTTACTTACCATTCCTCATGCAGATTTACCCCATTATGTAGTTAAGGAGGTATAA